Proteins from a genomic interval of Nostoc sp. TCL240-02:
- a CDS encoding 2-isopropylmalate synthase, with amino-acid sequence METISIRISDETLRDGEQQAGIFFSYPTKQKLAYSIAQTGVDGLAIMPSVCKQEEELVKSLVLEGLDSLITACTLMGKEYIDKAKMYGVKRIILFYGLSDRLLFLRDPQIRLLNEFKGKTIDDNIPAKVIEIIRQNAIDIIVENLRYATKVAGLRVDFAAEDASRADFDFLVQCIRSYSPYIENFLLCDTVGVLTPEKSYIWVNDLLQRTTGVAFGVHYHNDMGLALENTLQSVMAGATLVSGTFSGIGERAGNVAIEQVLNGLRVRFGIEVKGINYDAIAAVTNYIEQLGIRPAPPYSQTAQRHESGIHVNSLFSDPQSYAALRYSTIEVLFGKWSGVSNFQYLFEKQLQNPQPRNQYEKMRSVIKSLAVEQERYFTANEVLELWKNGVFK; translated from the coding sequence ATGGAAACTATTTCTATCAGAATTTCCGATGAAACCCTGCGTGATGGAGAACAACAAGCAGGCATTTTCTTCTCTTATCCAACTAAACAAAAACTTGCCTATTCCATTGCTCAAACGGGAGTTGATGGACTCGCTATCATGCCCAGTGTTTGTAAACAAGAAGAAGAATTAGTCAAATCATTAGTATTAGAGGGATTGGATAGTCTGATCACTGCTTGTACCTTAATGGGAAAGGAGTACATTGATAAAGCCAAAATGTACGGAGTTAAGCGCATTATCCTTTTTTACGGTCTTTCCGATCGCCTGCTGTTTTTGCGAGATCCTCAGATCCGTTTGTTGAACGAGTTTAAAGGAAAAACTATTGATGATAATATCCCAGCAAAAGTAATCGAGATAATTCGCCAAAACGCCATTGATATAATTGTCGAAAATTTGCGCTATGCCACTAAGGTTGCTGGTCTTAGGGTAGACTTTGCCGCCGAGGATGCCTCAAGAGCCGATTTTGACTTTTTAGTGCAATGTATCCGCTCATACAGCCCTTATATTGAAAACTTTTTACTTTGTGATACAGTCGGAGTCCTCACTCCAGAAAAGAGCTATATCTGGGTTAATGATCTGCTCCAACGTACAACAGGCGTTGCTTTCGGGGTACACTACCACAATGATATGGGCTTGGCTCTCGAAAATACTCTCCAGTCCGTTATGGCCGGAGCGACTTTAGTATCGGGTACATTTTCCGGGATTGGTGAGAGAGCCGGAAATGTTGCCATTGAGCAGGTATTAAATGGGTTGCGAGTCCGTTTCGGAATCGAAGTCAAAGGGATTAATTATGATGCGATCGCCGCAGTGACTAATTACATTGAGCAACTGGGGATTCGTCCTGCTCCCCCTTACTCTCAAACTGCTCAACGCCACGAATCAGGTATCCATGTCAATTCTTTGTTTAGCGATCCTCAAAGCTACGCTGCTTTGCGTTACAGCACTATAGAAGTTCTCTTCGGCAAATGGAGTGGAGTCAGTAATTTTCAATATCTATTTGAAAAGCAACTACAAAATCCCCAACCCAGAAATCAATATGAAAAAATGCGCTCAGTGATCAAATCTCTTGCTGTTGAGCAAGAACGTTATTTTACAGCCAATGAGGTATTAGAGTTATGGAAAAATGGGGTCTTTAAATAA
- a CDS encoding non-ribosomal peptide synthetase, producing the protein MTMTQNQQLVSLMLRLQNMGCKIWAEDDKLRIRTSKNALTSELKQEIQANKADILAFLNSAKATTVMAEEIPTLSDNAPKSLSFAQQRLWLLGQLHGPSASYNMPMVLQLEGNLNIDALHCSLAYLLNRHESLRMYFPTVAGQPQVAIANLDDIEVLTVQNWQEQEAGGEEIVSIFPSSSYSPNLQSFIDAYVQEPFDLNTGPLFKAKLLQLKGHKYVLLINMHHIISDGWSMGIFVRELRQVYTAFTQGQTPKLAPLPIQYSDYANWQRHWLQGEVLENQINYWKHQLNDALPLLELPTDYPRPAQQSYRGDHDRYSLSPDLTLAIKTLSQQQGASLFMTLLATFSILLSRYSRQEDLCIGSPIANRTHSQTEGLIGFFVNTLILRNQIKPEQSFIEFLQQTSQTCLDAYSHQDIPFEYLVEQLQPERSMSHNPLFQVMLALENNESPDLSLPGLEIEWLPLTYPFAKFDLALMVIESDNQLNLTWEYATDIFEKSTIQRMAEQFEVLLKGIVDNPQQPLNTLPLMTAPELLQLQRWNQTQTDYPYDKTLVDLFEQKVEKNPHNIALVFESQQLTYQQLNEKANQLAHYLIQNYKIKPDTLISICVERSLEMIIGVLGILKAGAAYVPIDPNYPQERIGFMLEDSGTSVLLTQSFLLDQLPLASLENPCQIICLDEETFTEVLKENPRHQSTPNDLAYVIYTSGSTGRPKGVMIEHQAIVNLGFAWGKAFQVQHHSRLLQFGSFSFDLSIGEIATTFITGACLYLAKKETLLPSQSLVDFLTHHKISHCFLSPSALSILPQATLPDLQTIGVGGEACTGELVAQWAKGRRFFNCYGPTESTVNAVLALCHPNRKKPPIGQPISNIRIYILDAQNQPLPPGIPGELCIAGVGLARGYLNRPDLTTEKFIEVELFSKIERIYKTGDLARWVSDGNLEYLGRIDDQIKLRGFRIELGEIEAILLQHPSVKEAIVTLYKTESNQSLIAYVTGINNDLFTQLKNYLKSRLPDYMIPAQIIVLDELPLTPNGKVDRKSLPAPNGVIEGLYEPPRNEVEQQLAQVWSAVLEHQDIGIHDNFFDLGGHSLLAIKLLNNIQQVFERQLSLSSLFQNPTIAQLSEQLCNSEVQQSNPDLLSLQLQGDATPLFFLPGANGHGFYFRDLAINLGTKRPIYGLETPGRDGSSALPDSVTAHASQLIEILRKQAKSPYILAGYSSGCAVAFEMAFQLEQQGETVSLLAILDAGLVSQPEYFTDRAELDWIWQLIRRIEVLKGVYLGLQYDDLVAQPNDRARWDLAADYLYRNNVLPEHSTLSLLKTNMKVMKVLTLNYANYQPTHPISAPIVLFRAQEVKDIVLQELQAFSDYDLPDWGWQTYTQKPLKVISVPGNHGQMLYEPNVKLLAAQLHNLMVNTAE; encoded by the coding sequence ATGACCATGACACAAAATCAGCAATTAGTTTCTTTAATGCTTCGTTTGCAAAATATGGGCTGCAAAATATGGGCTGAAGATGATAAATTACGAATTCGTACTAGTAAAAACGCCTTAACTTCTGAACTCAAGCAGGAAATTCAAGCCAACAAAGCAGATATATTAGCATTCTTAAATTCTGCCAAAGCCACAACTGTGATGGCAGAGGAAATTCCCACCTTGAGCGATAATGCCCCCAAGTCCCTTTCCTTTGCTCAACAACGCCTCTGGCTGTTAGGGCAACTCCACGGCCCATCAGCTAGTTACAATATGCCGATGGTTTTACAACTAGAAGGCAATCTCAATATTGATGCTCTGCATTGTAGTTTGGCTTATTTGCTTAACCGGCATGAGAGTCTGAGGATGTATTTTCCCACAGTGGCGGGACAACCCCAGGTTGCGATCGCAAATTTAGACGACATCGAAGTTTTAACTGTACAAAACTGGCAAGAACAGGAGGCAGGGGGAGAAGAAATAGTATCAATATTTCCTTCATCTTCCTACTCCCCAAACCTCCAAAGCTTTATAGATGCTTATGTTCAAGAACCGTTTGACTTAAATACTGGGCCTTTGTTTAAAGCAAAACTGCTACAACTCAAAGGGCACAAATATGTGTTGCTTATCAATATGCACCATATTATTAGTGACGGCTGGTCAATGGGGATCTTTGTCCGTGAGTTACGGCAAGTCTATACCGCCTTTACTCAAGGTCAGACCCCAAAACTTGCACCATTGCCCATTCAATATAGCGACTACGCAAACTGGCAACGTCACTGGTTACAAGGGGAAGTATTAGAAAACCAGATTAATTACTGGAAACATCAACTGAACGATGCTCTTCCATTACTGGAGTTGCCTACCGATTATCCTCGTCCAGCACAGCAAAGCTACCGAGGTGATCACGATCGCTATTCCCTATCACCTGACTTAACTCTTGCCATTAAAACTTTAAGTCAACAGCAAGGTGCAAGTTTGTTTATGACTTTGTTGGCAACTTTCAGTATTCTGCTTTCTCGTTACAGTCGTCAAGAAGACTTATGTATTGGTTCTCCTATTGCTAACCGCACCCACAGCCAAACAGAAGGATTAATCGGCTTTTTTGTCAATACCTTGATCCTGCGTAACCAAATCAAGCCTGAGCAAAGTTTTATCGAGTTCCTACAACAAACTAGCCAAACTTGTTTAGACGCATACTCTCATCAAGACATTCCCTTTGAGTATCTGGTAGAACAGTTGCAACCAGAACGCAGTATGAGTCATAACCCCTTATTCCAGGTCATGTTAGCGCTGGAAAATAATGAAAGTCCCGACCTAAGTTTGCCAGGACTAGAGATTGAATGGCTCCCATTAACCTATCCATTTGCTAAATTTGACCTAGCACTTATGGTCATAGAATCTGATAACCAGTTAAATTTAACTTGGGAATACGCCACCGATATCTTTGAGAAAAGTACTATCCAAAGGATGGCGGAACAGTTTGAAGTTTTACTCAAGGGAATTGTTGATAACCCTCAACAACCTCTCAATACCCTGCCTTTGATGACAGCGCCCGAACTTCTACAACTACAACGCTGGAATCAAACTCAAACTGATTATCCCTACGATAAAACTTTAGTAGACTTATTTGAACAAAAAGTTGAAAAAAATCCTCATAATATCGCTTTAGTCTTTGAATCTCAACAATTAACTTATCAACAACTGAATGAAAAAGCGAACCAGCTTGCTCATTATTTAATTCAAAATTACAAAATTAAGCCAGACACTTTAATTAGTATTTGTGTAGAACGATCTTTGGAAATGATTATTGGTGTACTCGGTATCCTGAAAGCAGGTGCGGCTTATGTACCAATTGATCCCAATTATCCTCAAGAACGGATTGGGTTCATGTTAGAAGATTCTGGAACATCGGTATTACTAACCCAAAGTTTCTTGTTAGACCAATTACCCTTAGCTAGCCTCGAAAATCCCTGTCAGATAATTTGTTTAGATGAGGAAACTTTTACCGAAGTATTAAAAGAAAATCCCAGACATCAAAGTACGCCTAATGATTTGGCTTATGTAATCTATACTTCTGGTTCGACGGGACGGCCCAAAGGAGTAATGATTGAGCATCAAGCAATTGTTAATCTAGGCTTTGCCTGGGGTAAAGCTTTTCAAGTTCAACACCACAGCCGTTTACTTCAGTTTGGTTCTTTTAGTTTCGATCTATCTATTGGTGAAATTGCGACTACCTTCATCACTGGTGCTTGCTTATATCTTGCTAAAAAAGAAACCTTGTTACCCAGTCAAAGCTTAGTTGACTTCTTAACTCATCACAAAATTTCCCACTGCTTTTTATCTCCTTCGGCTTTATCTATCTTACCTCAAGCGACCTTACCCGATTTGCAAACCATAGGAGTTGGTGGTGAGGCTTGTACAGGCGAATTAGTTGCTCAGTGGGCAAAGGGGCGGCGTTTCTTTAATTGCTACGGCCCTACGGAATCTACGGTTAATGCTGTGTTAGCACTGTGTCATCCTAATAGAAAAAAACCACCTATTGGTCAACCAATATCTAATATTCGTATCTATATATTAGATGCTCAAAATCAACCCTTACCCCCAGGAATCCCTGGAGAATTATGCATCGCTGGTGTGGGTTTGGCACGAGGCTATCTCAATCGTCCTGATTTAACCACCGAGAAATTTATTGAAGTTGAGTTATTCAGTAAAATTGAGCGAATTTACAAAACCGGCGACTTAGCAAGATGGGTATCTGATGGAAACCTTGAATATCTGGGTCGCATAGACGATCAAATTAAATTACGAGGCTTTAGAATTGAACTCGGTGAAATTGAAGCGATTTTGTTACAACATCCATCAGTTAAAGAAGCAATTGTCACCTTATATAAAACTGAGAGCAATCAGAGTTTAATTGCTTATGTAACGGGAATCAACAATGATTTGTTCACCCAATTGAAAAATTATCTTAAATCCCGTCTGCCCGATTATATGATCCCGGCTCAGATCATCGTATTAGATGAGTTGCCTTTAACTCCCAATGGCAAAGTTGACCGGAAATCTTTACCTGCTCCAAATGGTGTAATTGAGGGCTTATATGAACCTCCACGCAACGAAGTTGAACAGCAATTGGCGCAAGTTTGGTCTGCTGTCCTCGAACATCAAGACATTGGGATTCATGATAACTTTTTCGACTTGGGCGGTCATTCTTTATTAGCAATCAAACTGCTCAACAATATTCAACAAGTCTTTGAGCGACAACTTTCTTTAAGTAGTTTATTTCAAAATCCTACTATTGCTCAACTGTCAGAACAACTTTGTAATAGTGAGGTTCAACAGTCAAATCCCGATTTACTTTCACTCCAACTTCAAGGAGATGCAACTCCTCTATTTTTTCTTCCTGGCGCAAACGGACACGGTTTCTATTTTCGAGATTTGGCAATCAATTTAGGAACTAAGCGGCCAATATATGGACTCGAAACTCCAGGGCGAGACGGTTCTAGCGCACTTCCTGATTCAGTAACAGCCCATGCAAGTCAACTGATTGAGATATTACGTAAACAAGCCAAAAGTCCATATATATTAGCAGGATATTCTTCAGGTTGTGCCGTTGCTTTTGAAATGGCTTTCCAACTCGAACAGCAAGGTGAAACGGTGAGTTTACTAGCTATCTTGGATGCTGGACTGGTTTCTCAGCCTGAGTATTTTACTGATAGAGCAGAGCTTGATTGGATTTGGCAATTGATTCGACGAATTGAAGTCTTAAAAGGAGTTTATTTAGGACTGCAATACGACGATTTAGTTGCTCAACCCAATGACCGAGCTAGGTGGGATTTAGCAGCAGACTATCTATACCGAAATAATGTTTTACCGGAACACTCCACCCTTTCTTTACTCAAAACCAATATGAAAGTGATGAAAGTGCTAACGCTTAATTACGCGAATTATCAGCCTACTCATCCAATTTCTGCTCCCATTGTTTTATTTCGCGCTCAAGAAGTTAAGGATATTGTTTTGCAAGAACTCCAAGCTTTTTCTGATTACGATCTACCCGATTGGGGATGGCAAACCTATACTCAAAAGCCTCTAAAGGTGATTTCTGTACCTGGAAATCATGGTCAAATGCTTTATGAACCTAATGTCAAACTATTAGCCGCACAATTACATAATTTGATGGTAAATACAGCAGAATAG